Genomic window (Sphingomonas sp. S1-29):
GCTGGAAATAGGTGAACTGCGTCACTTCCATCCCGTCGCACCAGACTTCCCAGCCGAGCCCCCAGGCGCCGAGCGTCGGCGATTCCCAATCGTCCTCGACGAAGCGGATGTCATGGGCGAGCATGTCGATGCCGATCGCCGCGAGGCTGCCGAGGTACAGTTCCTGCAGATCGGCGGGCGAAGGCTTCAGGATCACCTGATATTGGTAATAATGCTGCAGCCGGTTGGGGTTCTCGCCATAGCGGCCATCGGTCGGGCGGCGGCAGGGCTGAACGAAGGCGGCGTTCCACGGATTGGGGCCGAGCGCGCGCAGCGTCGTCGCGGTGTGGAAGGTGCCCGCGCCCATTTCCATGTCGTAGGGCTGGAGGATCAGGCACCCGCGCGCGCTCCAATAGTCGTGGAGCGTGAGGATCATTCGCTGGAAGCTGAGCGGCTTTTCGTCGGACAAATTCGGGCCTTCGCGGGTGCGGGAGAAGCGGGTTTCGCTTTGGCGCAGCCACCCCGGAGGGTCAATGGTTGGGGGACCTGCGCGAACCCGCTATGGCCGGGGCATGCCCGCCCGCATCTTCCTCGCCATCGCCGCCTTCCTGTTCGCGGGCACCGGCGCGCAGCAGCCGCCGGTCGATATCGATCCGCCGCTATGGGTGGTGCGCGATGCCGATACGACGGTGTATCTGTTCGGGAGCATCCATTGGTTGAAGCCCGGGCTCGGCTGGTTCGACGATGCGGTGCGCGACGCATTCGTTTCAAGCGACATGCTGGTGCTCGAGACGGTGAATGTCGATGCCGCGACCGCGCGGCGGGTGCAGGACAGAGTGGGGACGCTGGCCGACGGGCCGAGCCTGCCCGACCGGCTGCCCCCCGAATACCGCCCCAAGCTGGCCGCCGCGATCGCCGAACAGGGCTATCCCGCTGGCGCGCTCGACCGGACCAAGCCGTGGCTGGCGGCGACGACGCTGTCGACGCTGCCGCTGCAACGCGCGGGCTATGATCCCGCGATGGGGGTCGAGACGGTGCTGACGAATGCGGCGCAGGCGGCGGGCAAGCCGGTGACGGGGCTCGAGGAGCGCGCGCAGCAACTCGGCTATTTCGACGCGCTGCCGCAGGACGCGCAGATCGCGATGCTCAAGGTGCAGCTCGACGGCATGGACCGCGCGACGACCTCGACCGACGAGGTGCTGGCGGCATGGGGGCGCGGCGATGTCGCGGCGATGGGGCGGATCGTGGCGCGCGACCAGCACGCCTCGTCGGCGGCGTTCACCGAGTCGGTAATTACCAAGCGCAACCGGCGCTGGGCGGGGTGGATCGTCGAGCGGATGCGCCGGCCGGGGGTGGTGTTCATGGCGGTGGGCGTGGGGCATTTGACTGGCGGCGATACGGTGCAGCGCGAACTGGCGCGGCGCGGAGTCAAGGTGGAGCGGGTGGCGTATTGAAGGACCTCCTCCCCTCCCTGGAAGGGAGGGGTTGGGGTGGGTGGGCCGGTTGGCGGGCGTCACGACTCCTCGCGGGCCGACCCACCCCCGGCCCCTCCCTTGACCAGGGAGGGGAGGAATCCTGACCTATCCCTCTCCCGTTTGCGGGAGAGGGAGCGAGACTTGGGGGCGCACTTGCGGCCCCCAGTCGCAGCGGTGAGGGTTTTTGGTGGCGGGGGCGACGGTAGAAGAAGAAGGCCCTCACCCAACCCTCTCCCGCAAGCGGGAGAGGGCTCTCAAGTGCGCGCGCCGCGCAAGCGGGAGAGGGCTATAGCTTGCCCCCTCCCCCGCTTTCCGCTATGCGCGCCCGTTCCGTGGCAGGGTCATCCCTGGAGGCTTGCCCGGTTATTTTGAACTCAACGTATTTCGGAGACCCGACATGAGCGATACGCTTACCCTGTCGGCCGAGACGCGCGAGCGGGTTGGCAAGGGAGCCTCCCGCGCGCTTCGTCGTGAAGGCCGCGTCCCCGCCGTGATCTACGGCAACAAGCAGGATCCCGTCAGCATCCACGTCGAAGAGCGTGCGCTGATGAAGATGCTGAACACCGGCCACTTCATGAATTCGGTCGTGATGATCGATGGCGTCGGTTCGGCTATCCGCACCCTGCCCAAGGACGTGACCTTCGACGTCGTCACCGATCGTCCGGTGCATGTCGATTTCCTGCGCATCTCGAAGAACGCTTCGGTCACGGTCAACGTGCCGGTGGTGTTCACCGACGAAGCCGGCTCGCCCGGCCTCAAGAAGGGCGGCGTGCTCAACATCGTTCGCCACGAGCTCGAGCTGGTGGTCGATGCGGGCAACATCCCCGAGCAGATCGAGATCGCGCTGACCGGCCTCGAAGTCGGCGATTCGATCCACATTTCGAACGTCACGCTGCCCAAGGGCGCCGAGCCGACGATCGACGATCGCGATTTCACCATCGCCACCGTCATCGCGCCGTCGGCAATGCGCGCCGAGACCCAGGAAGCGCTGGCCGAAGACGCCGCGCTTGCCGAGGCGGCCGCTGCCGAGCAGCAGGCTGACGAGGCTCCCGAGCCGAACGACGACCATAATGACGACGACAAGATCACCGAGCAGAAGAAGGACTGATCCTTCTTTCTTGCGGTGTGATCGGGGCGGGGCAGCGGAAACGCTGTTCCGCCCTTTCGTTATCCCCCCTCTCGCTATCGCCGAAGGACGCGACCGATGCAGCTTTGGGTAGGCCTGGGCAATCCGGGGCCGCAATATGCGATGCACCGGCACAATATCGGCTTCATGGCGGTCGATGCGATCGCCGAGGTCCATGGCTTTTCGCCGAGCGCCAAGAAATTCCAGGGCTGGGTGCAGGAGGGGCGGATCGGTGGCCAGAAATTGCTGCTGCTCAAGCCCGCGACCTTCATGAACGACAGCGGCCGCGCGGTGCGCGCCGCGATGGATTTCTACAAGCTCGAGCCGCAGGCCGTGACCCTGTTCTACGACGAGCTCGACCTCGCCCCCTTTCGCGTCAAGGTGAAGCAGGGCGGCGGCGCGGCGGGGCATAACGGCATCCGATCGACGATCGCGCATATCGGCGAGGATTTCCGCCGCGTGCGGCTGGGGATCGGCCATCCGGGCCACAAGGACCGCGTGACCGGCTATGTGCTGGGCAATTTCGCCAAGGCCGAGATCGAGGATCTGACCGACCTGCTGGGTGCGGTCGCGGCGGAGGCAGCGTGGCTTGCCGAGGGGCAGGATGCGCGGTTCATGAGCGACGTCGCGGTACGGATGGCGCGGTAGGGGGACGGCAACCCACTCCCTTCGTCACCCCGGATTTGGTCCGGGGTCCGCCGGGGAACCGACGAGACAGCGGGTTGGCTGGCGCAACGACCGCCAACCACAGCATCCAGCCGCCCGGTGTACCCCGGACACAGGGCCAAGGTGACGGCTTGGGGTGCGCCCGACATTGTCGCGACCGGCGCATCGCGCTACCGCCGCGCCATGCCCATCCGCACGCTCTTCCCGACGCAATTCTACCAGAATCGTATCAGCGACGCAGCGCTGATCGCCGAGCTCGAAGCCTCGGTGCGAATGCTCGCGCAGGAAGACCGCGCCGGGATCGGCTGGTCGCGCGAGCATGGCTATCGCGGCTATACCTCCTACGCCTCGCTCAACGATCTGCCGCTGCGCGACCCGGCGTTCGGCGACCTCGTCAGGCACCTCAACCGCCATGTCGCCGCCTTCGCCAAGGCGTGCGCGTTCGATCTGGGCGGGCGCCGGCTCAAGCTCGACAGCCTGTGGGTGAATGTCCTGCAGCCGGGGGGCACGCATTCGGGGCATATCCATCCGCACAGCGTCGTCTCGGGCACCGTCTATGTCGCGGTGCCGCCGGGGTCGGGGGCACTCAAGCTCGAGGATCCGCGGCTGCCGATGATGATGGCGGCCCCTGCTCGGCCCGATAGCTTCGTCTATGCCGAGCCCGAGGTGGGTAGCGTGTTCCTGTGGGAAAGCTGGCTGCGCCATGAGGTGATGCCCAATGCGGGCACGCAGGATCGGATCAGCGTGAGTTTCAACTACCGGATTTAGCGCTAGGGCGTGTCATCCCCGCGAAGGCGGGGATCCAGAGCGCGGGACGAACGGCGGGGTTCGTGGCTCTGGATTCCCGCCTTCGCGGGAATGACGGTGTAAGTGGACCCGCCCGCCGACCGCATTCACCACCCGTTCCGCCGCCCAGCCGATCGCCGCGCCGACGATCACGTCGCTGACATAATGCTTCGCCCGCGGCACCTGGATGATCGCGACGCTCGCCGCGAGCAGTCGCGCGGGCGCGCCCAGCAAGGGCACCTCGCGCGCCACCGCCTCGGCGACCGCGACCGCGCCCGCGGTGTGGCCCGAGGGGAACGACGTCAGCTCATGCTCGTGGCTGTCGCCGCTTTCCATCCGATAGCCTTCGACCAGCGCATGATCGGGCCGCGTGCGATCGACCGAGCGCTTGATCACGTCCTTGATCGCGGTCGCCAGCGCGTGGGTCGCGAGCATCCGCAGCCCGGTGCGCGCGGTGGGTACATGGCGCAGCGCGAGCCCTGCCACCAGCACCGTCGCCGACAGCGCGATCAGCGGTGGCTGGTCGCCGATCTCGCTCAATTTGCCCGCCTTGCGCACCGCCGGATCGTGGCGCTGCGGCGCGATCGCGCGGGTTACCGCCAGATCGGCGCGTTCGACCGCGGTGCGCGCGGCCATTCCCATGTCCTTGGCTGTTTTCATGCCGCGATAACCCGCGAACCCGGCGCACGGGTCCATTTGTCAGTCCCGCGCGCGCGCGCTATGGCCGCGCCATCCTGTCGCCTGCGCGCGGCATCCCGAACTTTCTTCGACAAGGGCATCTTCATGGGTTTTCGCTGTGGCATCGTCGGCCTGCCGAACGTGGGCAAATCGACGCTCTTCAACGCGCTGACGCAGACCGCGGCGGCACAGGCGGCGAACTACCCGTTCTGCACGATCGAGCCCAATGTCGGCAACGTCGCGGTACCCGACGACCGGCTCGACCGTCTGCAGGAAATCGCGGGCTCGGCCAAGAAGATCGAAACGCAACTGGGCTTTGTCGACATCGCCGGCCTGGTGCGCGGCGCGAGCAAGGGCGAAGGCCTTGGCAACCAGTTCCTGGGCAATATCCGCGAAGTCGACGCTATCGTCCATGTGCTGCGCTGCTTTGAGAATGACGACATCCAGCATGTCGATAACAAGGTCGATCCGATCGCCGATGCCGAGACGGTCGAGACCGAGCTGATGCTGTCGGACCTCGAAAGCCTGGAAAAGCGCGTGCCCAACCTCGTCAAAAAGGGCACCCAAGGGGACAAGGAGGCCAAGGCCGCCGCCGCGGTGCTCGGCCGCGCGCTCGACCTGCTGCGCGAGGGCAAGCCCGCGCGGCTGACCGAGGTGAAGGACCCCGAGGACGCACGGCTGCTCGCGCAGGCGCAGTTGCTGACCGCAAAGCCCGTGCTCTACGTCTGCAACGTCAACGAGGAACATGCCGCCGAGGGCAACGCCTTCTCGGCGCGGGTGTTCGAAAAGGCCAAGGCCGAGGGCGCCGAAGCCGTGGTGGTATCGGCGGCGATCGAGGCCGAGATCGCGACGATGCCCGCCGAAGACCGCGCCGAGTTCCTCGCCGAACTGGGGCTCAGCGAAACCGGCCTCGCGCGCGTCATCCGCGCCGGGTACAAGCTACTCCACCTGCTGACCTTCTTCACCGTCGGTCCCAAGGAAGCCCGCGCCTGGACGGTCGAGGTCGGCGCCAAGGCACCGCAGGCGGCGGGCGAAATCCACACCGATTTCGAACGCGGCTTCATCCGCGCCGAAACGATCGCGTTCGACGATTATATCGCGTTCAAGGGCGAAAGCGGCGCGCGCGACAACGGCAAGCTGCGCTCGGAGGGCAAGGAATATGTCGTCCAGGATGGCGACGTGCTGCTCTTCCGCTTCAACGTTTAGGCGCGCGCCGGCGGGCTGCGCCGACGGGTAGGGCTTTGGGCTGGGCGAGGAACGTTTGCCCGCTCCGGTCGCTTTTGGGTGCAACCGCAGCGGCAGCCGCCCCCCTTGGGGTGGCAGGCGCTCGCCCGGCCGACCGCCAAGGAGCCCCTATGACCCAGCCCTATGCCTCGTTCGAGCAACTCTACATCGCCGGCAAATGGCGCGCCGGCGGCAGCAAGCCCAAGCCCAACCTCAACCCCTGGACCGAGGAAGTGCTGTTCGACGCGCCGCAGGGCAATGTCGACGATTTGAACGACGCGTATGAAGCCGCGCGCACCGCCCAGCCCGATTGGGCGGCGAAGCTCCCCTCCGAGCGCGCGCAGGTCTTCGCTGCCGCTGCCAAGATCATGGAAGCGCGCCGCGACGAGATCATCGGCTGGCTGGTGCGCGAGGCGGGATCGACCTTGCTCAAGGCCGCGCTCGAATGGAAGGCGGTCTATGGCGTGATGCTCGAGGCGGCGAGCCTGCCCTATATGGTCGAGGGGCGGATCCTGCCCAACGACACGCCGGGCAAGGAAAGCCGCGTCTACCGCAAGCCGGTGGGCGTCGTCGGCGTCATCTCGCCGTGGAATTTCCCGCACCAGCTCTCGGCGCGGTCGATCGCGCCGACAATGGCGGTGGGCAATGCGGTGGTGCTCAAGCCCGCATCGGACACCCCCGTCACCGGCGGGCTGTGGTTCGCCAAATTGTTCGAGGAAGCAGGTCTGCCCGGCGGCGTGCTCAACGTCATTTCGGGCTCGGGCGGCGAGATCGGCGACGCATTCGTCGGCCACCGCGTGCCGCGCGTCATCTCGTTCACCGGCTCGACCCCGGTCGGGCGCGGAATCGGCAAGGCGGCG
Coding sequences:
- a CDS encoding TraB/GumN family protein, with product MPARIFLAIAAFLFAGTGAQQPPVDIDPPLWVVRDADTTVYLFGSIHWLKPGLGWFDDAVRDAFVSSDMLVLETVNVDAATARRVQDRVGTLADGPSLPDRLPPEYRPKLAAAIAEQGYPAGALDRTKPWLAATTLSTLPLQRAGYDPAMGVETVLTNAAQAAGKPVTGLEERAQQLGYFDALPQDAQIAMLKVQLDGMDRATTSTDEVLAAWGRGDVAAMGRIVARDQHASSAAFTESVITKRNRRWAGWIVERMRRPGVVFMAVGVGHLTGGDTVQRELARRGVKVERVAY
- a CDS encoding TIGR02466 family protein, which produces MPIRTLFPTQFYQNRISDAALIAELEASVRMLAQEDRAGIGWSREHGYRGYTSYASLNDLPLRDPAFGDLVRHLNRHVAAFAKACAFDLGGRRLKLDSLWVNVLQPGGTHSGHIHPHSVVSGTVYVAVPPGSGALKLEDPRLPMMMAAPARPDSFVYAEPEVGSVFLWESWLRHEVMPNAGTQDRISVSFNYRI
- a CDS encoding 50S ribosomal protein L25/general stress protein Ctc encodes the protein MSDTLTLSAETRERVGKGASRALRREGRVPAVIYGNKQDPVSIHVEERALMKMLNTGHFMNSVVMIDGVGSAIRTLPKDVTFDVVTDRPVHVDFLRISKNASVTVNVPVVFTDEAGSPGLKKGGVLNIVRHELELVVDAGNIPEQIEIALTGLEVGDSIHISNVTLPKGAEPTIDDRDFTIATVIAPSAMRAETQEALAEDAALAEAAAAEQQADEAPEPNDDHNDDDKITEQKKD
- a CDS encoding phosphatase PAP2 family protein; this translates as MKTAKDMGMAARTAVERADLAVTRAIAPQRHDPAVRKAGKLSEIGDQPPLIALSATVLVAGLALRHVPTARTGLRMLATHALATAIKDVIKRSVDRTRPDHALVEGYRMESGDSHEHELTSFPSGHTAGAVAVAEAVAREVPLLGAPARLLAASVAIIQVPRAKHYVSDVIVGAAIGWAAERVVNAVGGRVHLHRHSREGGNPEPRTPPFVPRSGSPPSRG
- the pth gene encoding aminoacyl-tRNA hydrolase translates to MQLWVGLGNPGPQYAMHRHNIGFMAVDAIAEVHGFSPSAKKFQGWVQEGRIGGQKLLLLKPATFMNDSGRAVRAAMDFYKLEPQAVTLFYDELDLAPFRVKVKQGGGAAGHNGIRSTIAHIGEDFRRVRLGIGHPGHKDRVTGYVLGNFAKAEIEDLTDLLGAVAAEAAWLAEGQDARFMSDVAVRMAR
- the ychF gene encoding redox-regulated ATPase YchF; amino-acid sequence: MGFRCGIVGLPNVGKSTLFNALTQTAAAQAANYPFCTIEPNVGNVAVPDDRLDRLQEIAGSAKKIETQLGFVDIAGLVRGASKGEGLGNQFLGNIREVDAIVHVLRCFENDDIQHVDNKVDPIADAETVETELMLSDLESLEKRVPNLVKKGTQGDKEAKAAAAVLGRALDLLREGKPARLTEVKDPEDARLLAQAQLLTAKPVLYVCNVNEEHAAEGNAFSARVFEKAKAEGAEAVVVSAAIEAEIATMPAEDRAEFLAELGLSETGLARVIRAGYKLLHLLTFFTVGPKEARAWTVEVGAKAPQAAGEIHTDFERGFIRAETIAFDDYIAFKGESGARDNGKLRSEGKEYVVQDGDVLLFRFNV